One Pirellulales bacterium DNA segment encodes these proteins:
- a CDS encoding site-specific integrase codes for MKSDTAISSSPELTLAEFLRDHYLPERDLGRSSRDQYRVTLNRFSRFLGEASALEHLNDATVNRFLSFLIESGLSRSTVKGHRGRLLALWNAAWTAPTPMVAAPPRRLKRIMVPGQVIDTWSEEEIARLIAATFCLSGRFRYTRVSRSGYWAAIIAAAYDTGLRLGDLFLLKFHDINPDGKIQLVQHKTGKPHVCGMRPSTIEAVEAIRLPGRPLIFGKVIGLQKRFYHQFRALVKAAGIKPGTFRWLRRASGTHVERIAPGTGHRQLGHRRDVFEKHYAAMRLIDADRPLPPALPLGACIEARMRAAAVGTDKLPIGPLVSEFVQTALPPSYQANAKGYLTTILTACRIETVDQLRAAKVTKAIAGATKKEAARNDYRQCFVRFLEWLIDRGIRGSVVSCLGDMLCRQKKGGAA; via the coding sequence ATGAAAAGTGACACGGCTATCAGCAGTTCACCAGAATTGACGCTCGCAGAATTTCTCCGCGATCATTACCTCCCCGAGCGGGATTTAGGCCGCAGTTCACGTGACCAATATCGTGTCACACTCAATCGCTTCTCAAGGTTTCTTGGCGAGGCATCGGCCCTCGAACATTTGAACGATGCGACAGTCAATCGGTTCCTTTCGTTTCTCATTGAGAGTGGATTGAGCCGGTCTACAGTGAAAGGCCACCGCGGCCGATTGCTCGCCCTTTGGAATGCTGCGTGGACAGCCCCCACGCCGATGGTGGCAGCCCCACCGCGACGGCTGAAGCGCATCATGGTTCCCGGCCAGGTCATCGATACCTGGAGCGAGGAGGAAATCGCCCGGCTCATCGCCGCCACCTTTTGCCTGTCCGGCCGCTTCCGGTATACGCGGGTCAGCCGCAGCGGATATTGGGCGGCCATCATTGCCGCGGCTTACGACACGGGCTTGCGACTGGGTGACCTATTTCTACTCAAGTTCCATGACATCAATCCAGATGGCAAGATTCAACTTGTGCAGCACAAGACTGGCAAGCCGCACGTCTGTGGGATGCGGCCCAGCACGATCGAAGCCGTCGAGGCGATTAGGTTGCCCGGCAGGCCGCTGATCTTCGGCAAGGTCATCGGGTTGCAAAAGCGGTTCTACCACCAGTTTCGCGCGCTCGTGAAAGCGGCCGGTATCAAGCCCGGTACATTCCGTTGGCTGCGGCGAGCCAGCGGAACGCACGTCGAACGCATCGCCCCGGGGACTGGCCATCGGCAGCTTGGCCATCGTCGCGACGTGTTCGAGAAGCACTACGCGGCCATGCGGCTGATCGATGCCGACCGCCCGTTGCCGCCGGCTTTGCCACTCGGCGCATGCATTGAAGCGCGCATGCGCGCCGCTGCGGTCGGCACCGATAAGCTGCCCATCGGTCCGTTGGTCTCAGAGTTCGTGCAGACGGCCCTCCCTCCGTCGTACCAGGCCAACGCCAAGGGCTACCTCACGACGATCTTGACCGCGTGCCGCATAGAGACGGTTGACCAATTGCGGGCGGCGAAGGTAACGAAAGCAATTGCCGGAGCGACCAAGAAAGAGGCGGCTCGCAACGATTATCGGCAGTGCTTCGTCCGCTTTCTTGAATGGCTCATCGACCGGGGCATCCGGGGGTCTGTCGTTTCGTGCCTGGGCGACATGCTGTGCCGCCAGAAGAAAGGTGGTGCCGCATGA
- a CDS encoding superinfection immunity protein: MAAALAGAMISCPHCHEVTPAPRTSMTLREIKAAVQARPPRPDARPKQKRDYAVPAAIVVAIGFGIIALTYWQLLVGMFGLALAFALAFGAYFLPAIIAAGRGHPNGMPIAVVNALLGWTLIGYVVALAWSLSSTDRNP; the protein is encoded by the coding sequence GTGGCGGCCGCGCTTGCCGGAGCGATGATTTCATGTCCGCACTGCCACGAAGTGACACCGGCCCCGCGAACATCGATGACGTTGCGTGAAATCAAAGCGGCGGTTCAGGCCAGACCGCCAAGGCCGGATGCCCGCCCGAAGCAAAAACGCGACTACGCCGTACCGGCCGCGATCGTGGTCGCCATCGGTTTTGGAATCATCGCGCTGACCTATTGGCAGCTCCTGGTTGGCATGTTCGGGCTCGCGCTAGCGTTCGCTCTGGCCTTCGGCGCGTATTTCCTACCGGCGATTATCGCGGCCGGCAGGGGCCATCCGAACGGAATGCCGATCGCCGTCGTGAATGCGCTTCTCGGCTGGACCCTCATAGGATACGTCGTGGCGCTGGCTTGGTCGCTGTCAAGCACCGACCGGAATCCGTAA